CACGGTGGCAGGCATAACAATCGTCTCACTGATTGAGAGAACCTCTGGCGTTGCGGAGTTCGGTGCGATTCGTCTCTCACCAGCCCCCCTACGCCGCCGTGATCCCGAGGCAGGGTGCCGGTGAACGCAGTGAACCGCACCGCTGCTGGCAGGCAAACACTGGCCTCACTGATTGAGAGGGCTTCTGGCGTTGCAGAGTTCGGTGCGGTTCGTGCCTCACCAGCACCCTACGCCGTAGTGATCCCGAGGTAGGGTGCCGGTGAACGCAGTGAACCGCACCGCTGACAACGCAGCACCGTCAGAGCATCACACTGACCAGCTGATCGCGACCCTGACGCTTGGCTTTGTACAGGGCCTGATCGGCGCTGTTAAGCAGATGCTCAGCACTCAGCGCTTCATTGGGCACCAGCGTTGCAATACCAATACTGACGGTGACCGTGTCACTGATCGCCGAATCCCGGTGCATGATGCCCAGTTCACGCACGGCATCCAGCATCGCCTCAGCACGATTGACGGCACCGTCGTGATCGGTAAATGGCAGGATACAGGCGAACTCTTCTCCACCAATACGTGCCACCAGATCACTGGGCCGGCGCAGCTGTTTCTTCATGGTCTGAGCTACCTGCCTCAGGCAGTTGTCCCCGACGGGATGACCATAAGCGTCGTTAAATAACTTGAAATAATCCACATCGAGAATCAGCAGCGACATGGCAGAACTTTCCCGCAGACAGCGGCGCCATGCCAGTGCCAGATCATCATCGAACTTGCTGCGGTTGGCGACCCCGGTGAGGCCATCGATCAGCGCGATGGAGCGCAGTAAATCCTGCTGTAATTTCAGCTCCAGATGGGTGCGCACCCGCGCTTTGACCGTTACCGGGTTGATCGGTTTGGTGATGAAATCCACCGCGCCCAGATCAAAACCCAGCGCTTCCTCGGCGGGTTCGCTGTGAGAGGTGACAAAGATGATGGGAATATTACGAGTAGCCGGGTCGGCCTTCAGTACCTTGCAGACTTCA
This genomic interval from Pokkaliibacter sp. MBI-7 contains the following:
- a CDS encoding diguanylate cyclase — encoded protein: MLNHLLQVLPFSVGTLRLLIVDDQQVNIRVLHEIFKQDYEVLMAMSGEQAISICRGQQPDLILLDVVMPGMSGHEVCKVLKADPATRNIPIIFVTSHSEPAEEALGFDLGAVDFITKPINPVTVKARVRTHLELKLQQDLLRSIALIDGLTGVANRSKFDDDLALAWRRCLRESSAMSLLILDVDYFKLFNDAYGHPVGDNCLRQVAQTMKKQLRRPSDLVARIGGEEFACILPFTDHDGAVNRAEAMLDAVRELGIMHRDSAISDTVTVSIGIATLVPNEALSAEHLLNSADQALYKAKRQGRDQLVSVML